From one Balaenoptera acutorostrata chromosome 6, mBalAcu1.1, whole genome shotgun sequence genomic stretch:
- the CEL gene encoding bile salt-activated lipase, whose translation MGRWEPVVLGLACWLAVASAAKLGAVYTEGGFVEGVNKKLGLLGDYVDIFKGIPYAAVPKPLENPQRHPGWQGTLKAKNFKKRCLQATITQDSTYGKEDCLYLNIWVPQGRKEVSRNLPVMIWIYGGAFLMGSSHGANFLSNYLYDGEEIATRGNVIVVSFNYRVGPLGFLSTGDSNLPGNYGLRDQHMAIAWVKRNIAAFGGDPDNITVFGESAGGASASLQTLSPYNKGLIKRAISQSGVALCPWAIQKNPLFWAKRIAEKVGCPLNDTGRMARCLKVTDPHALTLAYKMPLAGMKYPLLHYLGFLPVIDGDFIPSDPVNLYANAADIDYIAGTNDMDGHIFARVEMPAISKDKQAITEEDFYKLVSGLTITKGPRGANATFDVYTKPWAQDSSQETKKKTVVHFETDVLFLMPTEIAVAQHKAKAKSAKTYTYLFSHPSRMPFYPSWVGADHADDLQYVFGKPFATPLGYRSQDRTVSKAMIAYWTNFARTGDPNMGHSAVPTHWYPYTLESGNYLEINKNMDGSSMKQHLRNNYLQYWTVTYQALPTETGEGATPAPPTGDSEATSVPATGDSEATPTTPAGDSEPTPATPAGDSEVAQMPIVIGF comes from the exons ATGGGGCGCTGGGAGCCGGTGGTCTTGGGCCTCGCCTGCTGGCTGGCTGTAGCGAGTGCGGCGAAG CTGGGCGCCGTGTACACGGAGGGCGGCTTCGTGGAAGGCGTCAACAAGAAGCTGGGCCTCCTCGGCGACTATGTCGACATCTTCAAGGGCATCCCCTATGCCGCCGTCCCCAAGCCCCTGGAGAACCCCCAGCGACACCCCGGCTGGCAAG GAACCCTGAAGGCCAAGAACTTCAAGAAGCGATGCCtgcaggccaccatcacccaggaCAGCACCTACGGGAAAGAGGACTGCCTCTATCTCAACATCTGGGTCCCCCAGGGCAGGAAGGAAG TCTCCCGGAACCTGCCCGTCATGATCTGGATCTACGGAGGTGCCTTCCTCATGGGGTCCAGCCACGGGGCCAACTTTCTCAGCAACTACCTGTACGACGGGGAGGAGATCGCCACTCGGGGCAACGTCATCGTGGTCAGTTTCAACTACCGCGTCGGCCCCCTGGGCTTCCTCAGCACCGGGGACTCCAACCTGCCAG GTAACTATGGCCTTCGGGATCAGCACATGGCCATCGCTTGGGTGAAGAGGAACATTGCAGCCTTTGGGGGAGACCCTGACAACATCACCGTCTTTGGGGAATCAGCCGGAGGTGCCAGCGCCTCTCTGCAG ACCCTCTCTCCCTACAACAAGGGCCTCATAAAGCGAGCCATCAGCCAGAGTGGTGTGGCACTGTGTCCCTGGGCCATCCAGAAGAACCCCCTCTTCTGGGCCAAAAGG atCGCAGAGAAGGTGGGCTGCCCCTTGAACGATACTGGCAGGATGGCCAGGTGTCTGAAGGTCACCGACCCCCATGCCCTGACATTGGCCTATAAGATGCCCCTGGCAGGCATGAAGT accccttGCTGCACTATCTGGGCTTCCTCCCTGTCATCGATGGAGACTTCATCCCCAGTGACCCCGTCAACCTGTACGCCAACGCTGCCGACATCGACTACATAGCAGGCACCAACGACATGGACGGCCACATCTTTGCCCGCGTCGAGATGCCAGCCATCAGCAAGGACAAACAGGCCATCACAGA GGAGGACTTCTACAAGCTGGTCAGCGGGCTCACCATCACCAAGGGGCCCAGAGGTGCCAACGCCACCTTTGACGTCTACACCAAGCCCTGGGCCCAAGACTCGTCCCAGGAGACCAAGAAGAAGACCGTGGTGCACTTTGAGACCGACGTCCTCTTCCTGATGCCCACGGAGATCGCCGTGGCCCAGCACAAGGCCAAGGCCAA GAGCGCCAAGACCTACACCTACCTATTCTCCCACCCGTCTCGGATGCCCTTCTACCCCAGCTGGGTGGGGGCTGACCATGCAGACGACCTCCAGTACGTCTTCGGGAAGCCCTTCGCCACCCCGCTGGGCTACCGGTCCCAAGACAGGACTGTCTCCAAGGCCATGATCGCCTACTGGACCAACTTTGCCAGAACTGG GGACCCTAACATGGGCCACTCGGCTGTGCCCACGCACTGGTATCCCTACACCCTGGAAAGCGGCAACTACCTGGAAATCAATAAGAATATGGATGGCAGCTCCATGAAGCAGCACCTAAGGAACAATTACCTGCAGTACTGGACCGTGACCTACCAGGCACTGCCCACGGAGACCGGCGAGGGGGCCACCCCCGCGCCCCCCACGGGCGACTCTGAGGCCACCTCCGTGCCCGCCACGGGCGACTCTGAGGCCACCCCCACGACCCCCGCGGGCGACTCTGAGCCCACCCCCGCGACCCCCGCGGGCGACTCTGAGGTGGCTCAGATGCCCATAGTCATCGGCTTCTAA